The following nucleotide sequence is from Lysobacter panacisoli.
GATCGCCGCGGCCGGAACGTCGCACAGCGTCATCGCCAGCCGCACGATGTCGTCGTACGCCTGTTCGGGCACGGTATCGACCACCCCGTACGCGTCCAGTGCGGCCTGGCGACGCGCCTCGTCGGGGGGTGGAAGGGCGAGTGGACGGGCGGCGGACATGGGGCTGGGCAGAAAGGCCGCTCAGGCTACTCTCCGGCCTTCGGTCAACCTGTGATGCATGCCACAGGAGCACCGATCCGGGCCGGTCGGTTCAGCCGGTCAGGGCCGCTCAGCCAACCTGAACAGGGCGTTCCGCGTGCTTCTGGCGGGCCAGCCAGATTTCCAGGCCCTGCGCGTTGAGTTCGATGTCGATCGCCAGCAGCGCGCGCGTCTCGTCCGGCGAAAGCGTGCAGCCGTGCGCCTTCGCCCGCGAAATGTACAACTCGCCGAGTGCGGCCACCAGCCACTGGTGGCGGTCGGCCTCGCCCTGCGCCTGGCGCACCAGCGCGACCATCGCGTCGATCTGTTCGACCAGATCGCGCGCGAGCCGCACGACATCGCCGACGCGGCCGTAATGGGTCAGACGCATCGCGTCCGGATTACGCGCGAGCATCGCCGCGATCGACGCCTTCAGTGGTTCGGGTTCGAACTGCACCGGCGACGTGGTCGGGATCACGAACGGCTCGCCGGCCGCGTTGTCGAACTCGCGATACGAGAGGCCGAACGTATCGCCGGTGAACCAGCTGCGGCTGCGCTCGTCCCACACGCACAGGTGGTGGCGCGCGTGACCGGGCGTGTCGATGCACAGCAGCGTGCGTCCGGCGAGGTCGATGGTGTCGCCGTCCTCCACCACGCGCACGCGCTCGGCCGGCACCGGCGCGATCTCGCCGTAACTGCGCGCGATTTCCTCTTCGCCGTATACGGCAGTAGCGCCGGCGACGAGCTTCTCCGGATCGATCATGTGCGGCGCGCCGCGCGGATGCACCGCGAGCGTGGCGTTGGGCAGCACGCGCATCAACGCACCGGCGCCGCCGGCATGGTCCAGGTGCACGTGGGTGAGGATCAGCCAGTCGACATCGGCCGGACTCAGCCTCTGCGATTGCAGCGCGGCGAGCATCGCCGGGATCGAATGCTGCGTGCCGCAATCGACGAACGCGCCACGCCCGTTCTCGACGATCAGGTACGCCGCGTCGAAATGCGGGCGCTGGAAGCCGGTGTCGATGGTGACGATGCCGTGCGCGTCGCTCATGCCGTTGCGCTCCGTTGCGGAAGGAACAGTGCCCAGTCTAGGCCGCGCGATGCCGCGAAACGATGCGGCTTTCGTAGCAGGAATTTCAGCGGTGGCGGCGCAGCCAGCGACGGCGCACGAAGAACGCCGCCGTCAGCACCGCCAGGAACACACCGTAGCCCACCGCCGTCGCCAGCACCTGCTGCCACATGCGTCCGTACACCGGGTCGGCGCTTGCGTGCGACCAGTACAGGCTCAGTACGAACGCGGTGAACGCGAGCAGTAGCGCGATGCCGTCGAACAGCTTGCGCGCCGCGTGGCGCGGATGCCGCGGGAACATCCAGAACAGCACGCCGAGAATCGCGAACCACGGCAGGAACAGGATCAGCGCCAGGTTGAGTTCGACCAGCGGGTTCATGCGTCCTCGGCGGCGAAACGCGCCAGCGCCTCGACGATATCGTCGAGTTCGACGCCGTCGTCGAGATGACCGATCACCTCATCGCCCAACCGCACCACGCCGGCTTCAGCGTTGCGCAACACCGCGGCGCCTTCCCGCTTGAGGCGGCCGATCAGCTGGCCCGCGGTACGCGCTGATTCGTGGCCTGTGCTCTGCAGCAACACGCGATCGCCGTCGACGAGCTTGAAGTAGAAGCGACCGTCGCCCTCGCGGTATTGCTTGAACGTCGGCAGTGCTTCCGCCTTCGCCGCTTTCCTGGTCGCGCCCGTCGTGACCTGCGACAGGTCGCGCAGGCCGACCGCCTCGCGCAGCGTCTTCAGCGTCGGTGCGGCGTAGGTCTCGCGCACGCGTCTTGCGCCATCGCGCAGGATCGCCTCGATGTCGGCCGGGCGCGCGATCAGTTCGTCGTAGCGCGCCCGCAGCGGCGCGATTTCGCGGTCGATGCGTTCGAACAGCGCTTGCTTCGCTTCGCCCCACGCGATGCCATCGGCGAACGCGCGGCGCATCGCGGTGGTTTCCTCGACGCTGGCGAAAGCCTGGTAGAGCTGGAACACGTTGGAGTTGTCGGCGTCCTTGGCTTCGCCGGGCGCGCGCGAATCGGTGACGATCGAGTAGATCAGCTTCTTCAGCGTCTCGCGCGGCACGAACAACGGGATCGTGTTGTCGTAGCTCTTGCTCATCTTGCGGCCATCGAGCCCGGGCAGCGTGGCGACGTTCTCGTCGATCACCGCCTCGGGCATCACGAAGAACGGCTGCGCCGCCGCATCGCCGTACAGATGATTGAAGCGTTGGCCGAAATCGCGCGCCATCTCGATGTGCTGCACCTGGTCGCGACCGACCGGCACGCGGTTGGCGTTGAACAGCAGGATGTCGGCGGCCATCAGCACCGGATACATGAACAGTCCCGCGCTCACGCCGGCATCGTCGTCCTCGCCGGCCTCGCGGTTCTTGTCCACCGCGGCCTTGTAGGCATGCGCGCGATTGAGCAGGCCCTTGCCGGCGACGCAGGTCAGGAACCAGGTCAGCTCCTGCACTTCCGGCACGTCGCTCTGGCGGTAGAACCACACCTTGTCCGGTTCCAGTCCGCAGGCCAGCCACGTCGCGGCGATCTCCAGCGTGGAGCGTTGCACGCGCGCCGGATCCTGCACCTTGATCAGGGCGTGGTAGTCGGCGAGGAAGTAGAAGCTCTCCACGCCCGGGTCGCGGCTGGCGTTCACGGCGGGGCGGATCGCGCCGACGTAGTTGCCCAGGTGCGGAGTGCCGGAGGTGGTGATGCCGGTAAGGACGCGGGTGCGGCTCATCGAAGCGTAATGCCGGGAAAACGGCCCCACAGTGTACCCGCGCCCCGCCAACCCCGCGGCCACGGCCCGTGCGTTGAACCGGACGTCCCCAGCCGAGGCCGTCCACCATGCGCACCCTGCCCTCTCTCCTTGCCCTGTCCGTCGCGTTGGCGGCCTCTACGGTCGCCGCATCGCCCCGGGTCGAACTGGCGCTGGTCGATCGTGACAGCGGCGAATGGGCCGCCCCCGTCCGCCACCGCGGCCAGACCTGGGTCGAAGGCACGCCGGGGCATCGTTACGCGGTACGCCTGACCAATGTCACCAGCGAGCGGCTCCTGGTCGTTCTGTCGGTGGACGGCGTCAACGCCATCACCGGCCAGACGGCCTCGCCTGCGCAAAGCGGTTACGTGCTCGAGCCGTGGCAGACGACGCAGGTCGATGGTTGGCGCAAGTCGATGCGCCATGTCGCGCAGTTCGTGTTCACCGACCTGCCCGACAGCTACGCCGCGCGCACCGGTCGCCCGGACAACGTCGGCGTCATCGGCATCGCCGTGTTCGAGGAAGCACGACGCTGGCGGGAGCCGCCGGCGATCGAGGAGCGTTCCGTGAGCAAGTCATCCGCGCCCATGCGGGACGAAGCGCGTGCGCAGTCGATCGGCACCGGGCATGGCGGCAGCCAGGCGTCGTCCGCGTATCGCACCGCGTTCGAGCGTGCGAGTTCGACACCGGTGGAAGTGACGCAGATGCGCTACGACGACCGCGCCTCACTGGTGGCGCGCGGCGTGATTCCGTGGCGCCGGCCGCATCGCGACGATCGTCCGCGCGCATTCCCGGCGGGGTTCGTTCCCGATCCGCCGGGTTGGGACGATTGACGATGGTGATGGTTCCCCGCGCGCGCCGGTGCAACGATGGGATTGGCGCCGGCGCGCGCACCGCTTGGGTCAACAGATCAGTTCAGGGACTTCTCGAAATCGCGGACTTCCTGCTGGGCGCGGTCGCGTTCCCAGCCGTAGCGTTCCTGCAGTTTTCCGGCGAGGTATTCGGCGTTGCCTTCGGCCACGTCGAAGTCGTCGTCGGTCAGGTCGCCCCAGCGTGCCTGGGCTTTGCCCTTCAACTGCGTCCACTTGCCGGCAATGATGTCTTTGTTCATCCGTTGCATTCCTCTGGTCGTGTCGATTGCGGTATCGATGTTTCCGCACGGACAGAGTCGCAAGCGACGCATTCGGTCGAAGTCGCGATTGTGTTAGACGCGATTTGATGTCGGTGAACGCGTCGTTCATCGCATCGCGCGTGTCGCGATCCGCGAAACGAAAAAGGCCGGATCGCTCCGGCCTTCTTCGTTCGGACTGCACTGCCCTGTTGCTTCAGCACTTGCCGTCCTTGCAATCCTCGGCCTTGGTTTCGACCTTTTCGCCAGCCTTCTGCACGTCCTTGCCGGCACCCGCCATCGTGTTGCAGGCGCTCAGGGTGCCCATCGAAAACAGGGCAAGCAGCAGCAGAGCCATCAAACGCTTCATGGAATTCTCCTCGACTCGGTGGAACCACTTGGCCACGCCGCGTGGCGTGTCGCGGATGCATCTGACGCGAGCACGCGTGAACGCGGGGTGGATGCGGTTGGGACCGATTCAGGCGAAGCGCACCGATGCCTCAGTTGAGCTGCAACGTCGCGTCGCCGGAGAAGGTCTGCAGCGTGACGTCGCCGTCGCCGTTGCCGTATCGGTGTTCGAAGTTCGAACCCGGGCCGTGTTCGGGACGGATGATCCGCGCACCCGGCGCCGTCAGGTCGCCGCTGAAGCTTTCGCCGCGCACGTTCGCCGAGAGGTTCTTCGGCAACGTCACGTTGAGGTCGCCGCTGACGGTTTCCAGCGAGATGCGGCCGTTGCTGGCCAGGCCGGTGTCGATGCGGATGTCGCCCGACACGGTCGAACCTGTGACCTTCTGCGGACGACTCTGCAGCACACCGACGTCGATGCGGCCCGACACGGTTTCCACCGAGATTTCGCCATCGAGGCGGCCGCGCAGGGTGAGATCGCCGCTCACCGTTTCGGCGCTGACGCGATTGCTGTTGATGGTCAGGTTGAGGTCGCCGCTGACGCTGTCGAAGTCGGCTTCGCGCGGCGCGGCCGCGACGACGACATCGCCGCTCACCGCGTCGATCGACAGTTCGCCCGAAGCGATGCCTTCGACGTTGACGTCGGCCGACACCACGTCGATGTCGAGGTCGGCGCGCAGCGGCACCATCAGGCGCAGGTCGGTGGGTTCGCTCTTGTCGCTGCCGAACATGCCCATGCCGCCGCGGTTCGGATACTTAACGCGCACATTGAGGTGCTCGCTGTCGCCTTCGATCTCCAGGCGCTCGACGCCGGCGCCGAGACTCCCTTCGATCTTCACTTCGGGACGATCCCAGGCCTTCACCACGACGGAGCCTTTGATGTTCTCGATCTCGACCCGGCCGCGCGGATCCAGCGGGCGCGTCTCGTTGATCGGCGTGGCCGCGAACGCGCCGTGCGCCGTCAGCAGGGCCAGGCCGAATGCGAGGCGTTGAATGTGGACGCGGGTCATGGACGTTCTCCGGAAGGGCATTGGATCGGAATGAGCGGAAGGTCGGTGGAGGAGGATGCGGACAACATCAGGCGTACGCGATGCGTTGCGCAAGTGCGAGGCGGCGTGCGTACGTCTTGCGCAGCTGTTCGAGCAGCAGGCGCGAATCGGGGTCGTGCGCCAGCGCTTCGAGGATCAGCGCGGCGTTGCGGTCGAGTTCGTCGAAGGCCGGTTGCAGTTCGGCCGGTGGGTGGCCGCTGCCGACCTCCTGGATCGCCGCCTGGTACTGCCGGGTCATGCCCTGCGCTTCGCGCTGCACGAGGCTGCCGCCGGTGCGCGTCGTCGCTGCCGTCGTCACCGTGTCGCGCGGCGACTGCACGTCGTTGTCGCTGCGCCACAGGCCGACCGTGCCGACCGCCAGCACCAGCGTCGCGGCCATCGCCACCGGCGTGAGCCAGCGCGGACGCGACGGTGCGGCGGCCTGCCGCGGCTGCGCCTGCAGTCGCTGCGCGATGCCGGGCCACAGGTCCTCGCCCGGCGGGACGTCGCGACGCATCGCACGCAGCTG
It contains:
- a CDS encoding MBL fold metallo-hydrolase, whose translation is MSDAHGIVTIDTGFQRPHFDAAYLIVENGRGAFVDCGTQHSIPAMLAALQSQRLSPADVDWLILTHVHLDHAGGAGALMRVLPNATLAVHPRGAPHMIDPEKLVAGATAVYGEEEIARSYGEIAPVPAERVRVVEDGDTIDLAGRTLLCIDTPGHARHHLCVWDERSRSWFTGDTFGLSYREFDNAAGEPFVIPTTSPVQFEPEPLKASIAAMLARNPDAMRLTHYGRVGDVVRLARDLVEQIDAMVALVRQAQGEADRHQWLVAALGELYISRAKAHGCTLSPDETRALLAIDIELNAQGLEIWLARQKHAERPVQVG
- a CDS encoding tryptophan--tRNA ligase, translated to MSRTRVLTGITTSGTPHLGNYVGAIRPAVNASRDPGVESFYFLADYHALIKVQDPARVQRSTLEIAATWLACGLEPDKVWFYRQSDVPEVQELTWFLTCVAGKGLLNRAHAYKAAVDKNREAGEDDDAGVSAGLFMYPVLMAADILLFNANRVPVGRDQVQHIEMARDFGQRFNHLYGDAAAQPFFVMPEAVIDENVATLPGLDGRKMSKSYDNTIPLFVPRETLKKLIYSIVTDSRAPGEAKDADNSNVFQLYQAFASVEETTAMRRAFADGIAWGEAKQALFERIDREIAPLRARYDELIARPADIEAILRDGARRVRETYAAPTLKTLREAVGLRDLSQVTTGATRKAAKAEALPTFKQYREGDGRFYFKLVDGDRVLLQSTGHESARTAGQLIGRLKREGAAVLRNAEAGVVRLGDEVIGHLDDGVELDDIVEALARFAAEDA
- a CDS encoding CsbD family protein encodes the protein MNKDIIAGKWTQLKGKAQARWGDLTDDDFDVAEGNAEYLAGKLQERYGWERDRAQQEVRDFEKSLN
- a CDS encoding entericidin A/B family lipoprotein codes for the protein MKRLMALLLLALFSMGTLSACNTMAGAGKDVQKAGEKVETKAEDCKDGKC
- a CDS encoding DUF4097 family beta strand repeat-containing protein — protein: MTRVHIQRLAFGLALLTAHGAFAATPINETRPLDPRGRVEIENIKGSVVVKAWDRPEVKIEGSLGAGVERLEIEGDSEHLNVRVKYPNRGGMGMFGSDKSEPTDLRLMVPLRADLDIDVVSADVNVEGIASGELSIDAVSGDVVVAAAPREADFDSVSGDLNLTINSNRVSAETVSGDLTLRGRLDGEISVETVSGRIDVGVLQSRPQKVTGSTVSGDIRIDTGLASNGRISLETVSGDLNVTLPKNLSANVRGESFSGDLTAPGARIIRPEHGPGSNFEHRYGNGDGDVTLQTFSGDATLQLN